One Coccinella septempunctata chromosome 1, icCocSept1.1, whole genome shotgun sequence DNA window includes the following coding sequences:
- the LOC123317689 gene encoding uncharacterized protein LOC123317689: MKTAARNSPTTRTVNIRRSIHRLSLLPERNSTGDGVDGLQPAVETEPDETIREIREIFQEESLRWEGIQMADRQRIPKMRRSKHSKTTMATVNSALGEILTSSKNLEELCHKVYCAAMVTNRILQTPTVTKAQGAHPQKKPPWEERLEKKINILRKEIGVLHSFLTETKVSKKVNRKVQCYSRKLKLSRKDAQYKQQLAIHMETLKQKLATLGSRLRRYHKRTKRYRQNNQFNTNQKGFFRDLGEQHRSQQECSRVADSELKEFEKYWSNMWTEKESHNTKATWIETEKEMHANLSEMHSVVITEEDVAMTVKRMKNWTTAGIDNIHNYWWKYLPSTHGVLARLLNSALENPNKIPKFFTQGMTYMIFKKGDPTKPENYRPITCLCSAYKILTSTVGHKIRIHLKNNKILAWEQNGCRRGGRGSKELLVIDNTITKQAKRKKKNIAMAWIDYQKAFDSVPHTWLLEILKI, from the coding sequence ATGAAGACCGCTGCTCGAAATTCTCCAACGACGAGGACAGTTAACATCCGAAGGAGCATACATAGATTAAGCTTACTCCCAGAACGGAACAGTACAGGTGATGGGGTTGATGGACTACAGCCAGCGGTGGAGACGGAGCCGGACGAGACGATACGTGAGATACGCGAAATCTTCCAGGAGGAATCTCTAAGGTGGGAGGGAATCCAAATGGCAGATAGACAGCGAATTCCCAAGATGAGGAGAAGTAAGCATTCCAAAACAACAATGGCCACCGTAAACTCTGCTCTGGGTGAAATATTGACTAGCTCCAAAAACCTAGAAGAACTGTGCCACAAGGTCTACTGCGCTGCAATGGTTACTAACAGAATTCTGCAAACACCGACGGTAACTAAAGCACAAGGGGCACACCCACAGAAAAAACCCCCATGGGAGGAAAGATTGGAAAAGAAAATTAACATCTTACGGAAAGAAATTGGAGTCCTTCATTCTTTTCTGACAGAGACAAAAGTTAGCAAAAAAGTGAACAGAAAAGTGCAATGCTACTCAAGGAAATTAAAGCTGAGTAGAAAAGATGCTCAGTACAAACAACAGCTAGCGATACATATGGAGACCTTAAAGCAGAAACTGGCAACCCTGGGCAGCAGATTAAGAAGGTACCACAAAAGAACTAAGAGATACCgtcaaaataatcaattcaacaCCAACCAAAAAGGCTTCTTCAGAGATCTGGGAGAACAACATAGATCTCAGCAAGAATGTTCGAGAGTAGCTGATTCTGAACTGAAGGAATTCGAAAAATACTGGTCTAACATGTGGACAGAAAAGGAAAGCCACAACACCAAAGCCACATGGATAGAAACTGAAAAAGAAATGCATGCAAATCTATCCGAAATGCACTCTGTCGTCATCACGGAGGAAGATGTAGCGATGACCgtcaaaagaatgaaaaattggacaacGGCTGGAATAGACAATATTCATAATTATTGGTGGAAGTACTTACCATCCACTCATGGGGTTTTGGCACGGCTCCTAAATTCAGCTTTGGAGAACCCGAATAAGATACCTAAATTCTTCACACAAGGCATGACGTACATGATCTTCAAAAAAGGAGATCCTACCAAACCTGAAAACTACAGGCCAATCACATGCCTTTGTTCCGCTTATAAAATACTTACCTCGACGGTCGGTCACAAGATCCggattcacctgaaaaataataaaatattagcCTGGGAACAAAATGGCTGCAGGAGAGGTGGCAGAGGCAGTAAggaacttctggtaatcgatAATACAATCACAAAACAAGctaaaaggaagaagaaaaacaTCGCCATGGCATGGATAGATTACCAGAAGGCATTTGACTCTGTGCCCCACACTTGGCTGTTAGAAATCTTGAAGATATAA
- the LOC123317579 gene encoding craniofacial development protein 2-like: MATTQQEKESEFGEKLCTTQEKFRGRDRNINSSMNQQKRTAKMEKNGKKEIYKIGTWNVRGISGKKMELCGEFENSKLDMLVITETKKKGNGKMTIDNRYTLVWSGVHQDERARGGVGFLMKSEVEEKYLNKWEAINERIMVFEMSYGGMVKTIIGVYGPNEGDKKEEKDHFWNELTLVVEEARGTIYIAGDFNGRVGKRSNQQTRCIREHGEDVLNSNGKRFLEFCEIHGFIIGNTFFEHKDIQKYTREVKSKGERSIIDYILIEETNRNQIKDVRVYRRFEISSDHYLLVAKSKKKLNGKVSEMGAKKGRKEETIKYYKMRDKEVADQFRYEVDKKLLEKLTEDAYDDRSLKELW; the protein is encoded by the coding sequence ATGGCAACGACTCAGCAGGAAAAGGAATCTGAATTTGGTGAAAAACTTTGCACTACACAGGAAAAATTTAGAGGAAGAGATAGAAATATAAACTCGTCGATGAATCAGCAGAAGAGAACAGcaaaaatggagaaaaatgggaaaaaagaaatatataagATTGGGACATGGAATGTGAGGGGAATTTCGGGAAAGAAAATGGAGCTTTGCGGTGAATTCGAGAATTCTAAGTTGGATATGTTGGTGATAACTGAAACTAAAAAGAAGGGAAATGGAAAGATGACAATAGATAATAGGTATACATTGGTATGGAGTGGTGTACATCAGGATGAAAGAGCTAGAGGCGGAGTAGGGTTCTTGATGAAAAGCGAGGTGGAAGAAAAGTACCTGAATAAATGGGAAGCAATTAATGAAAGAATAATGGTATTTGAAATGAGTTATGGGGGGATGGTGAAGACGATCATAGGTGTTTATGGACCAAACGAAGGCGATAAAAAGGAGGAAAAGGATCATTTCTGGAATGAATTAACTTTGGTAGTGGAGGAGGCTAGAGGAACGATCTATATTGCTGGTGACTTCAATGGCAGGGTGGGAAAAAGAAGTAACCAGCAAACAAGATGTATCAGGGAACATGGGGAAGATGTGTTGAATAGTAATGGAAAGCGATTTTTGGAATTTTGCGAGATACACGGATTCATCATAGGGAATACTTTCTTCGAACATAAGGACATACAAAAGTACACAAGAGAGGTTAAGTCAAAAGGGGAAAGATCAATAATAGATTACATACTGATAGAGGAGACAAAccgaaatcaaataaaagatgTGAGAGTATACAGGAGGTTCGAAATATCGAGTGATCACTATCTGTTGGTTGCAAAGAGTAAAAAGAAGTTGAATGGAAAAGTTTCGGAAATGGGAGCGAAGAAGGGGAGAAAGGAAGAGACAATAAAGTACTACAAAATGAGAGATAAGGAAGTTGCAGATCAATTCAGATATGAAGTGGATAAGAAACTACTTGAAAAACTGACTGAAGATGCATACGACGACAGAAGCTTGAAAGAATTATGGTAA